Proteins from a single region of Pirellulaceae bacterium:
- a CDS encoding peptidyl-alpha-hydroxyglycine alpha-amidating lyase family protein codes for MGRTVESKDPIEVGNNDHRYRVVADWPHLPEEVTIQEVVAAACNRAGQVFLFNRGSHPILIFDPCGKLVDSIADFPTARPHGITVGPDDTIYCVDDFDHTVKVLSPSGQRLRTLGTSGQFSDTGAVTIDYRTIKHAGPPFNYPTNLAIAASGELYIADGYGNARIHRFSPEGNLIDSWGDSGEGPGQFQVPHGIAISPEEIVYVADRENNRIQRFDLQGQFIDQWTDVVRPTEVFVTDDSTVYVSELGARAGRWPGWPDAPTGAIGGRLSIFNSDGELLARWGGGDDPCAPGDFFAPHDVSVDCCGDIYVSEVVWSAGANKGAVSPQCHTIQKFSRM; via the coding sequence ATGGGCCGTACGGTGGAATCGAAAGATCCGATCGAAGTTGGCAACAACGACCATCGCTACCGTGTTGTTGCAGATTGGCCGCATCTTCCCGAGGAAGTGACAATTCAAGAAGTGGTCGCTGCCGCTTGTAACCGTGCAGGTCAAGTCTTTCTGTTTAATCGCGGCTCGCATCCGATTCTGATCTTCGACCCGTGCGGCAAGTTGGTTGATAGCATTGCCGATTTTCCCACCGCTCGTCCGCACGGGATTACCGTAGGCCCCGACGACACGATCTATTGTGTGGACGATTTCGATCATACGGTGAAGGTGCTTTCGCCCTCAGGCCAACGATTACGCACTTTGGGAACAAGCGGCCAATTTTCCGACACCGGTGCCGTCACGATCGACTATCGCACGATCAAGCACGCCGGACCGCCTTTCAATTACCCGACCAATCTTGCGATCGCGGCTTCGGGCGAGCTCTACATTGCCGATGGATATGGCAACGCGAGAATTCACCGCTTCTCGCCCGAGGGCAACTTGATCGACTCCTGGGGCGATTCGGGCGAAGGGCCTGGGCAATTCCAGGTGCCTCACGGTATTGCGATTTCACCGGAAGAGATTGTTTACGTTGCCGATCGCGAAAACAATCGCATTCAGCGATTCGATTTGCAGGGCCAGTTCATCGACCAGTGGACCGACGTCGTTCGACCGACCGAGGTGTTTGTCACCGACGACTCGACGGTCTATGTTTCGGAGCTTGGAGCGCGAGCGGGCAGGTGGCCGGGTTGGCCAGACGCTCCGACCGGGGCAATTGGCGGGCGGCTGAGCATTTTCAACAGCGATGGCGAGCTGCTCGCCCGTTGGGGCGGCGGCGACGATCCTTGCGCCCCGGGCGATTTCTTCGCACCCCACGATGTTTCGGTCGATTGCTGTGGCGATATCTATGTTTCCGAAGTTGTCTGGTCGGCCGGCGCGAACAAAGGGGCCGTCAGCCCGCAGTGTCACACGATTCAAAAGTTCTCTCGAATGTGA